A region of Streptomyces sp. WMMC500 DNA encodes the following proteins:
- a CDS encoding DUF4232 domain-containing protein yields MVICRRGEAPRDSVDAIPARGKRASVSRAALASGLAVLGLLLSACASGADDAGGPANLTGQAEPAPDGPAETETDGESGTESGRPPPSSPAEDGEGDAGRPVEDGGTGTRCDSSGLSASVGANRPGAGKENYPLVVTNESLQPCVVYGYPGVAFVDSAGNQMGHDPERDGLTRSTSVILDSGQSAWAGLSFGNPDISGAHTAVPDSLHLTPPNETKSLEVAWTQGEVPVSGDVPTISAFRRGTGN; encoded by the coding sequence ATGGTGATCTGCCGACGAGGTGAAGCGCCGAGAGATTCCGTGGACGCCATACCAGCGCGCGGGAAACGTGCAAGCGTCAGCCGGGCGGCACTGGCCTCCGGCCTTGCCGTGTTGGGCCTGCTCCTCAGTGCCTGCGCAAGCGGGGCGGACGACGCCGGCGGCCCGGCGAACCTGACGGGCCAGGCGGAGCCGGCTCCCGACGGCCCGGCCGAGACCGAGACCGACGGTGAGTCGGGCACCGAATCCGGCCGTCCCCCACCGTCGTCCCCGGCGGAGGACGGCGAAGGCGACGCGGGCCGGCCGGTGGAGGACGGCGGGACCGGGACCCGCTGCGATTCGTCCGGTCTGAGCGCGTCGGTCGGCGCGAACCGGCCGGGTGCGGGGAAGGAGAACTACCCCCTCGTCGTCACCAACGAATCCCTTCAGCCCTGCGTTGTCTACGGCTACCCGGGCGTGGCCTTCGTGGACAGCGCTGGAAACCAGATGGGTCATGACCCGGAGCGTGACGGATTGACCAGGTCCACTTCCGTCATTCTGGATTCTGGTCAGAGCGCTTGGGCAGGGCTGTCCTTCGGGAATCCGGACATCAGCGGAGCACATACCGCAGTCCCCGATTCCCTCCACCTCACCCCTCCCAACGAGACCAAGTCCCTGGAGGTGGCCTGGACACAGGGCGAGGTGCCCGTTTCGGGCGATGTCCCGACGATCTCCGCCTTCCGCCGCGGCACCGGTAACTGA